DNA from Abditibacteriota bacterium:
ATACGGCCGTCTGGCCTATGAGACCGGCAAGCTCATGAAGCTCATGGACCCGGACTGCCGCCTCACCGTGTGCGGCTCTTCCAACTACGCCATGAGTGGCGACTGGGAGGCGGAGGTGCTGCGGCACACCTACGGTATAGCGGACCTGGTGGCCATACATGCCTACTACGGGTGCCACGGGGGAGACGTGCCCGCCTTTCTCGCCTGCAATCTGGAGCTGGAGGACTATATCAAGAAGGTGGCGGGCATCATAGAGTATATCCGCCACGCCAAGCGCACGGACAAAAAGGTGTATATATCCGTGGACGAGTGGAACGTGTGGTATCACGGAGACCGGCTGCCCCACGAGGACTGGTCGGAGGCCCCGCACATAGTGGAGGACAACTACGTCTTCGTGGACGCCCTGGCCTTCGCTTCCATATTCATGACCATTCTCCGCAACTGCGACAACGTCAAGGCGGCCTGTATGGCCCAGCTGGTGAACGTCATCGCCCCCATAATGACCGAGAACGCCGAAGAGGGCGGCCGCTGCTGGGTCCAGCCTACCTACTGGCCTTTCCTGCATATATGCAAATGGGGCAGGGGCACCGTGCTGGATATGAGGATCGAGGGCGACACCTACGACACCGGCGGGAGAAAGGGCATAGGCTGCCTGGACTCTCTGGCGGTCATATCCCGGGACAAGAAAGAGCTGACCATCTTCGCAGTGAACAGGAGCCTGGACAGCGATATGGATTTCAAGTGCGACCTGTCCTCCTTCGGCGCCGTCAGAATGATCGAGCAGCTGGTGCTGAACAGTGACGACCTGAACGCCGAAAACACTCCGGACGAGCCGGACCTGGTAAAGCCCCGGCCCGGAACAGGCTGCCTCATCGACGACGGCCATCTGACGGGGATCCTGGAAAAGCACAGCTGGAACGTGATAAGGATAAGTCTGGATAAATGAAAGGCATAAGGACGTTAGTGTGCGCTGCGGTCCTGCTGGTGTCCGGCAGTCTTTTGTATGCCGATACGGCAGGACCCGAAGCCGCCGCAGGAGAAAAACCATTGAGAGCCACTATTACCATACATCCCGCCTACACGGTGGGAGAGACCGACGACGCCCTGTTCTCATCCTTTGCGGAACATATGGGCAGGTGCGTGTATCACGGCATCTACGAGCCGGAGCATCCCCGGGCGGACAAGGACGGCTTCCGTCAGGACGTCATAGACCTGATAAAGCCCCTGGGCCTGGAGTGCGTCAGGTATCCGGGAGGCAATTTCCTCTCCGGCTACGACTGGAAGGACGGCATAGGCCCCAAAAAGGACCGGCCTGTCCGGAAGGAGCTGGCCTGGAGATCCATTGAGACCAATCAGTTCGGCGTGGACGAATTTATGGCCTGGTGCAAAAAGACGGGGGTCAAGCCCATGATGGGCGTGAATCTGGGCACCGCCGGAGCAAAGGAAGCCATAGAGCTCATGGAATACTGCAACCACCCGGGAGGGACTTACTGGTCCGACCTGCGGAAGGCCAACGGCAGCCCCGAGCCCTACGGCGTCAAATACTGGTGCCTGGGCAACGAGATGGACGGAGACTGGCAGATAGGCCACAAGACCGCCTCGGAATACGGCCGGTTGGCCTATGAGACCGGCAAGCTCATGAAGCTCATGGATCCGGAGTGCCGCCTCACCGTCTGCGGCTCCTCCGCCTACCGCATGAGCGGCGACTGGGAAGCGGAGGTGCTCAGGCACACCTGGCCCATAGCGGACTACATCGCCATCCACGGCTACTACGGCGTTCCGAACGGCGGCATCCCCGCATTTCTGGCCTCCAATCTGGAGCTGGAGGACTACATCCGCAAGGTGGCGGGCATCATTGAGTATGTCCGCCTCACGAAGCGCAGCGACAAGCGGGTGTATATATCCGTGGACGAGTGGAACGTGGCTTATCACGGCGACCGGATACCCCACGAGGACTGGACCGAGGCGCCCCACATAGGCGAGGACCACTACGTGTTCGTGGACTCCCTGGCCTTTGCGTCCCTGCTGATGACTATCATCCGCAACTGCGACACAGTCAAGGCGGCA
Protein-coding regions in this window:
- a CDS encoding alpha-N-arabinofuranosidase, yielding MFCSLLNAEAAEGGPGQGPSGEKHLKSIINIHPAYTVGDTEDALFSSFIEHIGRAVYHGIYEPGHPRADKDGFRQDVIDLVKPLGLSLVRYPGGNFVSGYDWRDGIGPRERRPRRMELAWKSVETNQIGVDEFALWCKKAGLQPMMAVNMGSAGAKDAIELMEYCNHPGGTYWSDLRRENGSPEPHGIKYWCLGNEIDGDWQICHKTAEEYGRLAYETGKLMKLMDPDCRLTVCGSSNYAMSGDWEAEVLRHTYGIADLVAIHAYYGCHGGDVPAFLACNLELEDYIKKVAGIIEYIRHAKRTDKKVYISVDEWNVWYHGDRLPHEDWSEAPHIVEDNYVFVDALAFASIFMTILRNCDNVKAACMAQLVNVIAPIMTENAEEGGRCWVQPTYWPFLHICKWGRGTVLDMRIEGDTYDTGGRKGIGCLDSLAVISRDKKELTIFAVNRSLDSDMDFKCDLSSFGAVRMIEQLVLNSDDLNAENTPDEPDLVKPRPGTGCLIDDGHLTGILEKHSWNVIRISLDK
- a CDS encoding alpha-N-arabinofuranosidase; the protein is MKGIRTLVCAAVLLVSGSLLYADTAGPEAAAGEKPLRATITIHPAYTVGETDDALFSSFAEHMGRCVYHGIYEPEHPRADKDGFRQDVIDLIKPLGLECVRYPGGNFLSGYDWKDGIGPKKDRPVRKELAWRSIETNQFGVDEFMAWCKKTGVKPMMGVNLGTAGAKEAIELMEYCNHPGGTYWSDLRKANGSPEPYGVKYWCLGNEMDGDWQIGHKTASEYGRLAYETGKLMKLMDPECRLTVCGSSAYRMSGDWEAEVLRHTWPIADYIAIHGYYGVPNGGIPAFLASNLELEDYIRKVAGIIEYVRLTKRSDKRVYISVDEWNVAYHGDRIPHEDWTEAPHIGEDHYVFVDSLAFASLLMTIIRNCDTVKAACFAQLVNVLAPVLTENREEGGRSWAQTIYWPFMHLSQWGRGTVLDMRIQGDTYDAGGRKGIGCLDSLAVISRDKKELTLFAVNRSLDSSLTAECDLSRFGKCSVAGHTVLNNEDLNAENTPEEPDRVKPRAAHGCRLQDGVLTAELEKHSWNVIRIKLD